One window from the genome of Gopherus evgoodei ecotype Sinaloan lineage chromosome 2, rGopEvg1_v1.p, whole genome shotgun sequence encodes:
- the PURB gene encoding transcriptional activator protein Pur-beta, whose product MADGDSGSERGGGGFGGPRGPGPEQETQELASKRLDIQNKRFYLDVKQNAKGRFLKIAEVGAGGSKSRLTLSMAVAAEFRDYLGDFIEHYAQLGPSSPEQLAAAGPGEEAGPRRALKSEFLVRENRKYYLDLKENQRGRFLRIRQTINRGPGPGFPGPPGLQSGQTIALPAQGLIEFRDALAKLIDDYGGDEEELGGPGGGAGLGGELPEGTSITVDSKRFFFDVGCNKYGVFLRVSEVKPSYRNAITVPCKAWAQFGGAFCRYADEMRDIQERQRDKLYERRAGPAGPGSGSGAGDDSDGDDVDDD is encoded by the coding sequence ATGGCGGACGGGGACAGCGGCAGCGAGCGCGGCGGCGGCGGGTTCGGCGGCCCGCGCGGGCCGGGCCCCGAGCAGGAGACGCAGGAACTGGCCTCCAAGCGCCTGGACATCCAGAACAAGCGCTTCTACCTGGACGTGAAGCAGAACGCCAAGGGCCGCTTCCTCAAGATCGCCGAGGTGGGCGCGGGCGGCTCCAAGAGCCGCCTCACGCTCTCCATGGCCGTGGCCGCCGAGTTCCGCGACTACCTGGGCGACTTCATCGAGCACTACGCGCAGCTGGGCCCCAGCAGCCCCGAGCAGCTGGCGGCGGCCGGGCCGGGCGAGGAGGCCGGGCCGCGCCGCGCGCTGAAGAGCGAGTTCCTGGTGCGCGAGAACCGCAAGTATTACCTGGACCTGAAGGAGAACCAGCGCGGCCGCTTCCTGCGCATCCGCCAGACCATCAACCGCGGCCCGGGCCCGGGCTTCCCCGGCCCGCCCGGCCTGCAGAGCGGCCAGACCATCGCGCTGCCGGCCCAGGGCCTCATCGAGTTCCGCGACGCGCTGGCCAAGCTCATCGACGACTACGGCGGCGACGAGGAGGAGCTGGGCGGGCCGGGCGGCGGCGCGGGGCTGGGCGGGGAGCTGCCCGAGGGCACCTCCATCACCGTGGACTCCAAGCGCTTCTTCTTCGACGTGGGCTGCAACAAGTACGGCGTCTTCCTGCGCGTGAGCGAGGTGAAGCCGTCCTACCGCAACGCCATCACCGTGCCCTGCAAGGCCTGGGCCCAGTTCGGCGGCGCCTTCTGCCGCTACGCCGACGAGATGCGCGACATCCAGGAGCGCCAGCGGGACAAGCTCTACGAGCGCCGCGCCGGGCCGGCCGGGCCGGGCAGCGGCAGCGGGGCAGGCGACGACTCCGACGGGGACGACGTGGACGACGACTGA